The nucleotide window CTGCCGATCTTCGGTGTCTGTCTCGGCGTGCAGGCGATCGGCGAGTATTTTGGCGGCCAGCTTGGCCAGCTCACGCAGCCGGCGCATGGACGGCCGTCGCGGATTCAGGTGCGCGGCGGACGGCTGATGCAGAACCTGCCGAATGAGATCGTGATCGGCCGCTATCATTCGCTCTATGTCGAGCGCGACAGCGTGCCCGATGTGCTCGAGGTCACCGCGACCACCGAGGACGGCGTCGCGATGGCGATTGAACACAGGACCTTGCCGGTCGGCGGCGTGCAGTTTCACCCGGAATCGCTGATGTCGCTCGGCGGCGAGGTGGGATTGCGCATCGTCGAGAATGCGTTTCGGCTGAACGTACCCGCTAATTGAGATTGCGAGAGACCAATGACATTCGATCACGACATCAAGGCCACCGTCCGCACCATTCCGGATTACCCGAAGAAGGGCATCCTGTTTCGCGACATCACGACCCTGCTGGCGGATGCGCGCGCCTTTCGGCGTGCCGTCGATGAGCTGGTGCAGCCCTGGGCGGGATTGAAGATCGACAAGGTCGCCGGCATCGAGGCGAGGGGCTTCATCCTCGGCGGTGCGGTGGCGCATCAGGTGTCCGCCGGCTTCGTGCCGATCCGGAAAAAAGGCAAGCTCCCGCACACCACCGTGCGGATCGCCTATTCGCTGGAATACGGTCTCGATGAGATGGAAATGCATGCCGACGCGGTCCGTCCCGGCGAGCGAGTCATCCTGGTCGACGATCTCATCGCCACCGGCGGCACCGCGGAAGGCGCGGTGAAATTGCTGCGCCAGATCGGCGCCAACGTGATCGCGGCCTGCTTCATCATCGATCTGCCCGATCTCGGCGGTGCCGCCAAGCTGCGCGCGATGGAAGTGCCGGTACGCACGCTGATGGCGTTCGAGGGGCATTAGGTTTTTCGCGCGAAACTCTCCACGCGTCGTCCCTGCGAACGGGATCGGAGAGGCCATAACAGACCGGCTGTTCGACGTCAATATTACCCGGATAATATTATTGGCCGGACGGGAGGGATCACGACCGCTGCGGGAGCAAACTGAACTCGAGCTCCCGAAAGCTCGTGTAATTCCTGCGGATCCACTGGTGCAACTCGGTCGATGTATCCCGCTCGTTGCGCAAATAGTCGGTGAAGGAAAAGGTCAGCCGGTCGATATAGGTTTTCAGGAACGAGGGCAGCGCCGATATGCGCAGCACTCGCCCCAGGCCCATCGCCTCGGGCAGTTCGCCACGCACCACGTACTCATTGTCGACCGTAATCAGCGCTTTAAGCGGAATCTGCTCCCGCAACGTCGGATAGGCGCGCGCGGAAACCCGGTCGGTATCGGCCACGAACAGGATGATCGGCGCCACGCCACGCCTCACGGCCTCCTTCAGGAAACCGATCTCGTTGGTCATCTTGAAGAACTCGTCGAACGCATGAAAGCCGAGGTCGATCACCTTGGCGATACCGTCGTTGACGATCAGGCGGTCCATGAGCT belongs to Bradyrhizobium icense and includes:
- a CDS encoding adenine phosphoribosyltransferase — protein: MTFDHDIKATVRTIPDYPKKGILFRDITTLLADARAFRRAVDELVQPWAGLKIDKVAGIEARGFILGGAVAHQVSAGFVPIRKKGKLPHTTVRIAYSLEYGLDEMEMHADAVRPGERVILVDDLIATGGTAEGAVKLLRQIGANVIAACFIIDLPDLGGAAKLRAMEVPVRTLMAFEGH